In one window of Streptomyces griseus subsp. griseus DNA:
- a CDS encoding Lrp/AsnC family transcriptional regulator translates to MEELDRQIVELLVKDGRMSYTDLGKATGLSTSAVHQRVRRLEQRGVIRGYAAVVDPEAVGLPLTAFISVKPFDPSAPDDIAERLAGVPELEACHSVAGDENYILKVRVATPLELEHLLTRIRSLAGVSTRTTVVLSTPYEARPPRV, encoded by the coding sequence ATGGAGGAGCTGGACCGTCAGATTGTGGAGTTGCTCGTCAAGGACGGGCGGATGAGCTACACCGACCTGGGCAAGGCCACCGGCCTGTCCACCTCGGCCGTTCATCAGCGCGTTCGCCGGCTGGAGCAGCGCGGGGTGATCCGCGGCTATGCCGCGGTGGTCGACCCCGAGGCCGTCGGGCTGCCCCTCACCGCGTTCATCTCGGTGAAGCCGTTCGACCCCAGCGCGCCCGACGACATCGCGGAGCGGCTCGCCGGGGTGCCCGAGCTGGAGGCCTGCCACAGCGTGGCCGGGGACGAGAACTACATCCTCAAGGTGCGCGTGGCGACCCCGCTGGAGCTGGAGCACCTGCTCACCCGGATCCGCTCGCTGGCCGGCGTCTCGACGCGTACGACCGTCGTCCTGTCCACCCCGTACGAGGCGCGGCCCCCGCGCGTCTGA
- a CDS encoding acyl-CoA dehydrogenase family protein — protein sequence MSDRAPQPVERRLPTEESRQLVALVRDIASKEIAPRAADEEDAGHFPREVFTLLSESGLLGLPYDSAHGGGDQPYEVYLQVLEELAAARLTVGLGVSVHSLACHALAGYGTAEQQAAHLPAMLSGGLLGAYCLSEPASGSDAASLRTKAVRDGDDWVITGTKAWITHGGVADFYTVLARTGVDGPRGITAFLVPGDAEGLNAALPEKKMGMKGSPTAQLNFDGVRVGDDRRVGEEGQGFAIALSALDSGRLGIAACAVGVAQAALDEAVRYATDRRQFGRPIADFQGLRFMLADMATQIEAGRALYLEAARLRDAGEPFSRQAAMAKLFCTDAAMRVTTDAVQVLGGYGYTLDFPVERLMREAKVLQIVEGTNQIQRMVIARHLAGPETR from the coding sequence ATGTCCGACCGTGCCCCGCAGCCGGTGGAACGCCGTCTGCCCACCGAGGAGTCCCGGCAGCTCGTCGCGCTCGTCCGCGACATCGCGTCCAAGGAGATCGCTCCCCGGGCGGCCGATGAGGAGGACGCGGGCCACTTCCCACGTGAGGTCTTCACCCTCCTCTCGGAATCCGGCCTCCTCGGACTTCCCTACGACTCCGCCCACGGCGGCGGCGACCAGCCCTACGAGGTCTACCTCCAGGTCCTGGAGGAGCTGGCCGCGGCCCGCCTCACCGTCGGCCTCGGCGTCAGCGTCCACTCCCTGGCCTGCCACGCCCTCGCCGGATACGGCACCGCCGAGCAGCAGGCCGCGCACCTCCCCGCGATGCTCTCCGGCGGTCTGCTGGGCGCCTACTGCCTCTCCGAGCCGGCCTCCGGCTCCGACGCCGCGTCCCTGCGCACCAAGGCCGTACGCGACGGCGACGACTGGGTCATCACCGGCACCAAGGCGTGGATCACCCACGGCGGCGTCGCCGACTTCTACACCGTGCTCGCCCGCACCGGTGTGGACGGCCCCCGGGGCATCACGGCCTTCCTCGTCCCCGGTGACGCCGAGGGCCTGAACGCCGCGCTCCCCGAGAAGAAGATGGGGATGAAGGGCTCGCCCACGGCCCAGCTCAACTTCGACGGCGTACGGGTCGGCGACGACCGCCGCGTCGGCGAGGAGGGCCAGGGCTTCGCCATCGCCCTGTCCGCGCTGGACTCCGGGCGCCTGGGCATCGCCGCCTGCGCCGTCGGGGTCGCCCAGGCGGCCCTGGACGAGGCCGTGCGGTACGCCACCGACCGGCGACAGTTCGGCCGACCCATCGCGGACTTCCAGGGGCTGCGGTTCATGCTCGCCGACATGGCCACCCAGATCGAGGCCGGCCGGGCGCTCTACCTGGAGGCGGCGCGGCTGCGCGACGCGGGGGAGCCCTTCTCCCGGCAGGCGGCCATGGCCAAGCTGTTCTGCACGGACGCGGCCATGCGGGTGACCACCGACGCCGTCCAGGTGCTCGGCGGCTACGGCTACACGCTGGACTTCCCCGTCGAGCGACTCATGCGCGAGGCCAAGGTGCTCCAGATCGTGGAAGGCACCAATCAGATCCAGCGCATGGTCATCGCGCGCCACCTCGCGGGTCCGGAGACCCGCTGA